A single window of Larimichthys crocea isolate SSNF chromosome XII, L_crocea_2.0, whole genome shotgun sequence DNA harbors:
- the LOC104926831 gene encoding vesicle-fusing ATPase isoform X1 has product MAARVVIFFKTMQAARCPTDELSLTNCAVVSEKDLQSGQHVTVKTTPNHKFVFTVKTHHTVAPGSIAFSLPQRKWAGLSIGQEVEVSNYNFDKSRQCIGAMTIEIDFLQKKSTDSSPYDSDKMAAEFIQQFNNQGFSVTQQLVFSFCDKLFGLMVKDIEAMDASILKGEPASGKKQKIDIGLMVGNSQVIFEKAESSSLTLVGKAKTKEARQTIINPDWNFEKMGIGGLDREFSDIFRRAFASRVFPPDIVEQMGCKHVKGILLFGPPGCGKTLMARQIGKMLNAREPKVVNGPEILNKYVGESEANIRKLFADAEEEQKRLGANSGLHIIIFDELDAICKQRGTGASSTGVHDTVVNQLLSKIDGVEQLNNILVIGMTNRPDLIDDALMRPGRFEVKMEISLPDEKGRVQILTIHTNKMRSFNLLAPNVDIKELAAETKNYSGAELEGLVRAAQSTAMNRHIKATSTVEVDMERAEKLQVTRDDFMGSLNNDIKPAFGTNQEDYSSYIMNGIIKWGDPVTHVLDDGELLVQQTKNSDRTPLVAVLLEGPPHSGKTALAAKIAEDSQFPFIKICSPDKMIGHSEISKCQAIKKVFDDAYKSQLSCVVVDDIERLLDYVPIGPRFSNLVLQALLVLLKKAPPKGRKLLIIGTTSRKDVLQEMEMLDAFSTTIHVPNISTGEQLVDALELLGSFTDKERASIAQQLKGKRVWIGIKKLLVLIEMSLQMDQDYRVTKFLSLLRDEGADRSFYE; this is encoded by the exons GTCGTAATATTTTTCAAG ACCATGCAAGCGGCACGATGCCCCACAGATGAGCTGTCGCTGACTAATTGTGCCGTGGTGAGCGAGAAGGATCTGCAGTCAGGACA ACATGTGACTGTGAAGACCACGCCCAACCAcaagtttgtgtttacagtcaaGACCCACCACACTGTGGCACCTGGAAGCATCGCCTTCAGCCTgccacag AGGAAATGGGCCGGACTCTCCATTGGTCAGGAGGTGGAAG TGTCCAACTACAACTTTGACAAGTCAAGGCAGTGCATCGGCGCCATGACAATCGAAATTGACTTCCTGCAAAAGAAAAGTACCGACTCTTCCCCCTACGACTCAGACAAGATGGCCGCCGAGTTTATCCAACAGTTCAACAACCAGGGTTTCTCTGTTACCCAGCAG CTCGTGTTCAGTTTCTGCGACAAGCTGTTTGGCTTGATGGTGAAGGACATCGAAGCCATGGATGCCAGCATCCTCAAAGGAGAACCAGCCTCCGGGAAGAAACAGAAG ATCGACATCGGGCTGATGGTGGGCAACAGCCAGGTGATTTTTGAGAAGGCGGAGAGTTCATCCCTCACACTAGTTG GAAAGGCAAAGACCAAGGAGGCGAGACAGACAATCATCAACCCAGACTGGAACTTTGAGAAGATGGGAATTGGAGGTCTGGACAGGGAATTCTCAGACATTTTCCGCAGAGCCTTCGCTTCCCGAGTCTTCCCTCCAGACATCGTGGAGCAGATGG gctgtaaacacgtGAAGGGCATCTTGCTGTTTGGACCTCCTGGCTGTGGTAAAACACTGATGGCCAGGCAGATCGGCAAGATGCTCAACGCCCGTGAGCCGAAGGTTGTAAACGGCCCAGAGATCCTGAACAAGTATGTGGGAGAGTCCGAAGCCAACATCCGCAAACTGTTCGCCGATgcagaggaagagcagaagagg CTGGGAGCCAACAGCGGCCTCCACATCATCATCTTTGATGAACTGGATGCCATCTGCAAGCAGAGAGGCACGGGCGCCAGCAGCACGGGCGTGCACGACACCGTAGTCAACCAGCTCCTGTCTAAGATCGATGGTGTCGAGCAACTCAACAACATCCTGGTCATCG GAATGACCAACAGGCCTGACCTGATAGACGATGCCCTGATGAGGCCCGGCAGGTTTGAGGTCAAGATGGAAATCA GTCTCCCTGATGAGAAGGGCCGTGTCCAGATCCTGACCATTCACACCAACAAGATGCGAAGCTTCAACCTGCTCGCTCCCAACGTCGACATCAAGGAACTGGCAGCAGAGACTAAGAACTACAGCGGTGCTGAGCTGGAGGGATTAGTCAGGGCTGCTCAGTCCACCGCCATGAACCGACACATCAAG GCTACATCTACAGTGGAGGTGGACATGGAGAGGGCAGAGAAGCTGCAGGTCACCAGAGATGACTTCATGGGATCCCTCAACAATGACATCAAACCT GCGTTTGGTACAAACCAGGAGGATTACTCCAGCTACATCATGAACGGCATTATCAAATGGGGTGATCCAGTCACTCACGTCCTGGACGATGGAGAGCTGTTGGTGCAGCAGACCAAGAACAGTGATCGCACACCACTGGTGGCTGTGCTGCTGGAGG gTCCACCTCACAGCGGAAAGACGGCCTTGGCAGCTAAGATTGCAGAGGACTCGCAGTTCCCCTTCATTAAGATCTGCTCTCCAGACAAGATGATTGGACACTCAGAGATCTCCAAGTGCCAGGCAATCAAAAag GTCTTTGATGATGCCTATAAGTCTCAGCTCAGCTGTGTGGTGGTGGATGACATTGAGCGTCTGCTGGACTACGTCCCCATCGGTCCCCGTTTCTCCAACCTGGTCCTTCAGgctctgctggtgctgctgaaGAAAGCTCCACCAAAG GGTCGGAAGCTGCTCATTATCGGCACCACCAGCAGGAAGGACGTGCTGCAGGAGATGGAGATGTTGGACGCCTTCAGCACCACCATCCACGTCCCCAACATCTCCACCGGGGAGCAGCTAGTCGACGCTTTAGAG CTGCTGGGGAGCTTCACGGACAAAGAGCGGGCCAGCATCGCGCAGCAGCTCAAAGGGAAGCGAGTCTGGATCGGCATCAAGAAACTCCTTGTGCTCATCGAGATGTCACTGCAG ATGGATCAGGACTACAGAGTGACCAAGTTCCTGTCTCTGCTCAGAGACGAGGGGGC
- the LOC104926831 gene encoding vesicle-fusing ATPase isoform X2, with amino-acid sequence MAARTMQAARCPTDELSLTNCAVVSEKDLQSGQHVTVKTTPNHKFVFTVKTHHTVAPGSIAFSLPQRKWAGLSIGQEVEVSNYNFDKSRQCIGAMTIEIDFLQKKSTDSSPYDSDKMAAEFIQQFNNQGFSVTQQLVFSFCDKLFGLMVKDIEAMDASILKGEPASGKKQKIDIGLMVGNSQVIFEKAESSSLTLVGKAKTKEARQTIINPDWNFEKMGIGGLDREFSDIFRRAFASRVFPPDIVEQMGCKHVKGILLFGPPGCGKTLMARQIGKMLNAREPKVVNGPEILNKYVGESEANIRKLFADAEEEQKRLGANSGLHIIIFDELDAICKQRGTGASSTGVHDTVVNQLLSKIDGVEQLNNILVIGMTNRPDLIDDALMRPGRFEVKMEISLPDEKGRVQILTIHTNKMRSFNLLAPNVDIKELAAETKNYSGAELEGLVRAAQSTAMNRHIKATSTVEVDMERAEKLQVTRDDFMGSLNNDIKPAFGTNQEDYSSYIMNGIIKWGDPVTHVLDDGELLVQQTKNSDRTPLVAVLLEGPPHSGKTALAAKIAEDSQFPFIKICSPDKMIGHSEISKCQAIKKVFDDAYKSQLSCVVVDDIERLLDYVPIGPRFSNLVLQALLVLLKKAPPKGRKLLIIGTTSRKDVLQEMEMLDAFSTTIHVPNISTGEQLVDALELLGSFTDKERASIAQQLKGKRVWIGIKKLLVLIEMSLQMDQDYRVTKFLSLLRDEGADRSFYE; translated from the exons ACCATGCAAGCGGCACGATGCCCCACAGATGAGCTGTCGCTGACTAATTGTGCCGTGGTGAGCGAGAAGGATCTGCAGTCAGGACA ACATGTGACTGTGAAGACCACGCCCAACCAcaagtttgtgtttacagtcaaGACCCACCACACTGTGGCACCTGGAAGCATCGCCTTCAGCCTgccacag AGGAAATGGGCCGGACTCTCCATTGGTCAGGAGGTGGAAG TGTCCAACTACAACTTTGACAAGTCAAGGCAGTGCATCGGCGCCATGACAATCGAAATTGACTTCCTGCAAAAGAAAAGTACCGACTCTTCCCCCTACGACTCAGACAAGATGGCCGCCGAGTTTATCCAACAGTTCAACAACCAGGGTTTCTCTGTTACCCAGCAG CTCGTGTTCAGTTTCTGCGACAAGCTGTTTGGCTTGATGGTGAAGGACATCGAAGCCATGGATGCCAGCATCCTCAAAGGAGAACCAGCCTCCGGGAAGAAACAGAAG ATCGACATCGGGCTGATGGTGGGCAACAGCCAGGTGATTTTTGAGAAGGCGGAGAGTTCATCCCTCACACTAGTTG GAAAGGCAAAGACCAAGGAGGCGAGACAGACAATCATCAACCCAGACTGGAACTTTGAGAAGATGGGAATTGGAGGTCTGGACAGGGAATTCTCAGACATTTTCCGCAGAGCCTTCGCTTCCCGAGTCTTCCCTCCAGACATCGTGGAGCAGATGG gctgtaaacacgtGAAGGGCATCTTGCTGTTTGGACCTCCTGGCTGTGGTAAAACACTGATGGCCAGGCAGATCGGCAAGATGCTCAACGCCCGTGAGCCGAAGGTTGTAAACGGCCCAGAGATCCTGAACAAGTATGTGGGAGAGTCCGAAGCCAACATCCGCAAACTGTTCGCCGATgcagaggaagagcagaagagg CTGGGAGCCAACAGCGGCCTCCACATCATCATCTTTGATGAACTGGATGCCATCTGCAAGCAGAGAGGCACGGGCGCCAGCAGCACGGGCGTGCACGACACCGTAGTCAACCAGCTCCTGTCTAAGATCGATGGTGTCGAGCAACTCAACAACATCCTGGTCATCG GAATGACCAACAGGCCTGACCTGATAGACGATGCCCTGATGAGGCCCGGCAGGTTTGAGGTCAAGATGGAAATCA GTCTCCCTGATGAGAAGGGCCGTGTCCAGATCCTGACCATTCACACCAACAAGATGCGAAGCTTCAACCTGCTCGCTCCCAACGTCGACATCAAGGAACTGGCAGCAGAGACTAAGAACTACAGCGGTGCTGAGCTGGAGGGATTAGTCAGGGCTGCTCAGTCCACCGCCATGAACCGACACATCAAG GCTACATCTACAGTGGAGGTGGACATGGAGAGGGCAGAGAAGCTGCAGGTCACCAGAGATGACTTCATGGGATCCCTCAACAATGACATCAAACCT GCGTTTGGTACAAACCAGGAGGATTACTCCAGCTACATCATGAACGGCATTATCAAATGGGGTGATCCAGTCACTCACGTCCTGGACGATGGAGAGCTGTTGGTGCAGCAGACCAAGAACAGTGATCGCACACCACTGGTGGCTGTGCTGCTGGAGG gTCCACCTCACAGCGGAAAGACGGCCTTGGCAGCTAAGATTGCAGAGGACTCGCAGTTCCCCTTCATTAAGATCTGCTCTCCAGACAAGATGATTGGACACTCAGAGATCTCCAAGTGCCAGGCAATCAAAAag GTCTTTGATGATGCCTATAAGTCTCAGCTCAGCTGTGTGGTGGTGGATGACATTGAGCGTCTGCTGGACTACGTCCCCATCGGTCCCCGTTTCTCCAACCTGGTCCTTCAGgctctgctggtgctgctgaaGAAAGCTCCACCAAAG GGTCGGAAGCTGCTCATTATCGGCACCACCAGCAGGAAGGACGTGCTGCAGGAGATGGAGATGTTGGACGCCTTCAGCACCACCATCCACGTCCCCAACATCTCCACCGGGGAGCAGCTAGTCGACGCTTTAGAG CTGCTGGGGAGCTTCACGGACAAAGAGCGGGCCAGCATCGCGCAGCAGCTCAAAGGGAAGCGAGTCTGGATCGGCATCAAGAAACTCCTTGTGCTCATCGAGATGTCACTGCAG ATGGATCAGGACTACAGAGTGACCAAGTTCCTGTCTCTGCTCAGAGACGAGGGGGC